In Debaryomyces hansenii CBS767 chromosome B complete sequence, one genomic interval encodes:
- a CDS encoding DEHA2B05852p (weakly similar to KLLA0C08954g Kluyveromyces lactis), with the protein MGNLSDRVMNMKFMRKSDADKEDINKEEQQKKIQDMSEWVLPNSTKLIAKTQSSNVVQSIGYASINSISMDEKDEQANDTPMPANVGRKTWGEQEPKKSEETELEITKLKDSIPKKKVCIFF; encoded by the coding sequence ATGGGTAACCTCTCAGATAGAGTCATGAACATGAAGTTCATGCGGAAATCAGATGCTGATAAAGAAGACATTaacaaagaagaacaacagaagaaaatcCAAGATATGTCTGAATGGGTATTACCGAATTCTACGAAGCTTATAGCCAAAACTCAGTCTTCAAATGTTGTCCAATCTATAGGATACGCTAGCATAAATTCGATTTCGATGGATGAGAAAGATGAGCAAGCTAATGATACTCCAATGCCGGCGAATGTGGGAAGAAAAACTTGGGGAGAGCAAGAACCAAAAAAGAGTGAAGAAACAGAATTAGAGATAACGAAATTAAAGGATTCTATACCCAAGAAAAAGGTGTGTATTTTTTTCTAG
- a CDS encoding DEHA2B05874p (highly similar to uniprot|P25635 Saccharomyces cerevisiae YCR057c PWP2 part of the small ribosomal subunit processosome), with protein sequence MKSDFKFSNLLGTVYRQGNLVYTEDGTKLLSPVGNRVSCFDLINNKSFTFNYEHRRNISRIALNKQGTLLLSVDETGRAILVNFVSRTVLHHFNFKDKVLDLQFSPDGHYFAIACNRFIQVWKTPDFTEDRQFAPFVRHRVYAGHYSDVTSVTWSNDSRFFISTSKDMTSRIFSLSSKEKEVAMTLAGHRDYVIKAFFNETQEIIYTISKDGALFQWEYTERPSDESDEEEEESDSDSEMNDDVVKNKKPMSWRITAKNFFHSNANVKCATFHAKSNLLIVGFTNGEFRLYDLPEFNMIQQLSMGQNAVNTVNINKTGEWLAFGSSKLGQLLVYEWQSESYILKQQGHFDSMNALCYSPDGSRIVTASDDGKIKIWDVASGFCLMTFQEHTSSVTAVQFAKKGQVLFSSSLDGTIRAWDLIRFRNFRTFTATERVQFNSLAVDPSGEVVVAGSQDTFEIYVWSVQTAQLLDSLTGHEGPISCLAFGTENSVLASASWDKTIRVWNIFSRSQQVEPIEIQSDVLSIALRPDSKEVAVTTLDGHITIWDVEDAKQVHLIDGKKDIIGGRYLEDRFSAKNSARSKYFTTLNYSFDGLSLVAAGNNNSICLYDISNEVLLKRFTVSQNMQLNGTLGMLNSSRMTEAGSLDLIDRDGENSDLEDRIDTSLPGSHKGDPSARNIRPEIRVTSISFSPTSSAFSAASTEGLLVYSVDNTLIFDPFDLDIDITPEATIETLNEKDYLTALVMAFRLNENYLIHKVYESIPIKDIKLVTNDLPIVYLDRMLQFVGKLSLNSPHLEFNLLWIQNLLTSHGKYINNNKSDFTSSLRLLQRFLARIAKDVVSISKKNGYAYSFLTTKPDIQDAEVEAEDESEEFETAQNIQIDGSDDENGIIEDEDDEGWFGIEEKNTKSDVFNSNESDSDSDSDESME encoded by the coding sequence ATGAAGTCCGAtttcaagttttcaaaCTTGTTAGGAACTGTGTATAGACAAGGAAATTTAGTCTACACCGAAGATGGTACTAAATTATTAAGTCCAGTCGGTAATAGAGTATCATGCTTCGacttgataaataataagtCATTTACTTTTAATTATGAacatagaagaaatatatcCAGAATTGCGTTGAATAAACAGGGGACGTTACTTTTGTCGGTCGATGAAACGGGAAGAGCCATTTTGGTGAACTTTGTTTCGAGAACTGTGTTGCATCATTTCAACTTCAAGGATAAGGTATTGGACTTGCAGTTCAGCCCTGACGGGCACTATTTTGCCATTGCATGTAACCGATTCATTCAGGTATGGAAAACACCAGATTTCACTGAAGATCGACAATTTGCACCATTTGTTCGTCATAGAGTATATGCTGGCCATTACAGTGATGTTACATCCGTTACTTGGTCAAATGATTCGAGATTTTTCATATCAACATCCAAGGACATGACGTCgagaattttttcattgCTGTctaaagaaaaggaagtAGCGATGACGTTGGCTGGACATCGTGACTATGTCATTAAGGCATTCTTCAACGAGACCCAGgaaattatatatactataaGTAAAGATGGTGCATTATTTCAATGGGAATACACTGAAAGACCATCCGACGAATcggatgaagaagaagaggaaagCGATAGTGATAGCGAAATGAATGACGATGTAgtaaagaacaagaagccAATGAGCTGGAGAATTACTGCTAAGAATTTTTTCCATTCTAATGCAAACGTCAAATGTGCCACATTCCATGCTAAGtcgaatttattgattgtCGGTTTCACTAACGGTGAATTCAGATTATACGACTTGCCGGAATTCAATATGATTCAACAATTGAGCATGGGACAGAATGCAGTCAATACGGtgaatattaataagaCTGGTGAATGGCTCGCATTTGGATCGTCCAAACTTGGTCAATTGTTGGTTTATGAATGGCAATCTGAAtcatatattttgaagcaGCAAGGTCACTTCGATTCCATGAATGCATTATGCTATTCTCCTGATGGTTCCAGAATAGTAACTGCATCTGATGATGggaaaataaagatttgGGATGTTGCATCTGGTTTCTGTTTAATGACTTTCCAAGAGCATACGTCTTCTGTTACAGCAGTCCAGTTTGCTAAAAAAGGTCAAGTATTATTTTCGTCATCCTTAGATGGAACAATCAGAGCATGGGATTTAATTAGATTTAGAAACTTCAGAACATTCACAGCTACAGAAAGAGttcaatttaattcattagcTGTTGACCCAAGTGGAGAAGTTGTGGTTGCAGGGTCCCAAGATacttttgaaatatatgtCTGGTCTGTTCAAACAGCACAGCTTTTAGACTCATTAACAGGACATGAAGGACCAATCTCGTGTTTAGCGTTTGGTACCGAAAACTCGGTATTAGCATCAGCATCATGGGATAAGACAATCAGAGtttggaatatttttaGCAGATCGCAACAAGTGGAACcaattgaaattcaatCGGATGTTTTAAGTATTGCATTGAGACCTGATTCAAAAGAAGTAGCAGTGACTACTTTAGATGGACATATCACTATATGGGATGTGGAAGACGCAAAACAAGTACACCTTATAGATGGTAAGAAGGATATTATTGGAGGAAGATACTTGGAGGACAGATTCAGTGCTAAGAATCTGGCTAGATCTAAGTACTTTACAACTTTAAACTATTCATTTGATGGCTTATCGTTGGTTGCTGCTGGTAATAACAATTCTATTTGTCTTTATGATATTTCCAACGAAGTTTTATTGAAGAGATTTACTGTATCCCAAAATATGCAATTAAATGGTACATTAGGTATGCTTAATAGTTCGAGAATGACTGAAGCAGGCTCTCTTGATCTCATTGATAGAGATGGAGAAAATTCCGATTTAGAAGATAGAATAGATACTTCATTACCGGGATCGCATAAAGGTGACCCAAGTGCAAGAAACATTAGACCAGAAATCAGGGTTACTTCCATATCTTTCTCTCCTACCCTGTCAGCATTTTCGGCTGCATCTACCGAAGGGTTATTGGTCTATTCGGTCGACAATACATTAATTTTCGACCCATTTGATTTGGATATCGATATTACTCCTGAAGCTACAATTGAAACattgaatgaaaaagaCTACTTGACGGCTCTTGTAATGGCCTTCAGattgaatgaaaattacCTTATCCATAAAGTGTATGAATCGATACCGATCAAAGATATAAAGTTAGTAACTAATGATTTACCAATCGTGTATCTTGACAGAATGTTACAATTTGTGGGGAAGCTTTCGTTGAACTCACCTCATTTGGAATTCAACTTGCTTTGGATTCAAAATTTACTCACCAGCCACGGgaaatatatcaataacAATAAGAGCGACTTTACCAGCTCGTTGAGGTTACTTCAAAGATTCCTTGCTAGAATTGCCAAGGACGTAGTAAGCATttcgaagaagaatggaTACGCCTACTCCTTCTTGACTACAAAGCCAGATATCCAGGACGCCGAAGTCGAAGCGGAAGACGAATCAGAGGAATTTGAAACGGCACAAAATATACAAATCGACGGCAGCGACGATGAAAATGGCATTATAGAGGACGAGGACGACGAAGGATGGTTCGGCATCGAAGAGAAAAATACCAAATCCGACGTTTTCAACTCTAACGAGTCGGATTCGGACTCGGACTCAGACGAGTCCATGGAGTGA
- a CDS encoding DEHA2B05896p (highly similar to uniprot|P23337 Saccharomyces cerevisiae YFR015c GSY1 glycogen synthase), which produces MTRDIKNHLLFEVATEVAHKVGGIYSVLKSKAPITVAEYRERYTLIGPLNYNSAQIEVEELPVKDPLILKALDSMSERGIRWLYGRWLIEGAPRVLLFDIHSAGHHLNEWKADLWNIAGIPTPEHDQESSEAILLGYLVAWFLGELVYHDRERAVICHCHEWLAGIALPLCRKRRIDVTTVFTTHATLLGRYLCAGSTDFYNNLANFDVDAEAGKRGIYHRYCIERSATHSADVFTTVSHITAFEAEHLLKRKPDGVLPNGLNVVKFQAVHEFQNLHALKKEKINEFVKGHFYGNYDFDLDNTLYFFIAGRYEFRNKGCDFFVESLARLNHRLKEAGSKMTIVAFIIMPGKTNSYTVETLKGQAVIKQLEGTIEEVQKKVGERLFEHCARFPNNHSTTTANGNEVPSIDDLIKPADRVLLKRRIFALKRDGLPPIVTHNMTDDSTDPVLNHIRRVELFNKPDDRVKIIFHPEFLNANNPILSLDYDEFVRGCHLGVFPSYYEPWGYTPAECTVMGVPSITTNLSGFGCYMEDLIENTSDYGIYIVDRRMKAVDESINQLTDYMFDFAEKTRRQRINQRNRTERLSDLLDWKRMGLEYIKARQLSLKRAYPDKFKNGANPFNNTSNLKLTRPLSVPGSPRSKVGLMTPGDLGSLQEAHQSLNTDDYIGFKLGENEDDDATEDANVYPLTLRGNSVPPTDDAT; this is translated from the coding sequence ATGACTAGGGACATTAAAAATCATTTACTTTTCGAAGTGGCCACGGAAGTGGCACACAAGGTTGGAGGGATCTATTCGGTGTTGAAATCGAAGGCCCCTATTACCGTTGCTGAGTATAGGGAACGGTATACGTTGATAGGGccattgaattataattcaGCTCAGATTGAGGTGGAGGAGTTGCCAGTAAAGGATCCGTTGATCTTGAAGGCTTTGGATTCAATGAGTGAGAGGGGGATCAGATGGTTATACGGGCGTTGGTTGATTGAAGGGGCACCTAGAGTGTTATTGTTCGATATCCATTCGGCAGGACACCATCTTAATGAGTGGAAAGCAGACTTGTGGAATATTGCGGGTATTCCAACCCCAGAGCACGATCAAGAAAGTAGCGAGGCTATTTTATTGGGATACTTAGTTGCATGGTTTTTGGGTGAGTTGGTGTACCATGATCGTGAAAGAGCTGTTATTTGTCATTGTCACGAATGGTTGGCCGGGATTGCATTGCCATTGTGCCGTaagagaagaattgatGTCACTACAGTTTTCACTACTCATGCCACTTTGCTCGGAAGATATTTGTGTGCTGGGTCCACTGATTTCTATAACAACTTAGCCAATTTTGATGTGGACGCTGAAGCAGGAAAGAGAGGTATTTACCATCGTTATTGTATTGAGAGGTCTGCTACACACTCGGCAGATGTTTTCACCACCGTTTCTCATATCACTGCTTTTGAAGCTGAacatttattgaaaagaaagcCTGATGGTGTCTTGCCAAATGGTTTGAATGTGGTCAAGTTCCAAGCAGTCCATGAATTCCAAAACTTGCATGCGttgaagaaggaaaaaATCAATGAGTTCGTTAAAGGTCACTTTTACGGAAATTATGATTTCGATTTGGATAATACTTTATACTTCTTTATTGCCGGTAGATACGAATTTAGAAATAAGGGCTGTGACTTTTTCGTTGAATCATTGGCTAGATTAAATCATAGATTGAAGGAGGCTGGATCGAAAATGACCATCGTTGCCTTCATTATTATGCCTGGTAAAACTAACTCATATACTGTTGAAACCTTGAAGGGTCAAGCTGTTATCAAGCAATTGGAAGGCACCATTGAGGAGGTCCAAAAGAAGGTCGGTGAAAGATTATTTGAGCATTGCGCTAgatttccaaataatcaCTCAACCACAACCGCCAATGGAAATGAAGTTCCATCCattgatgatttgattaaacCGGCCGATAGGGTTTTACTAAAGAGAAGAATCTTTGCTTTGAAGAGAGATGGTTTACCACCAATTGTCACCCATAACATGACTGACGATTCCACAGATCCTGTATTGAACCATATTAGAAGggttgaattatttaacaaGCCGGATGATAGAGTTAAGATCATTTTCCATCCTGAATTCTTAAATGCTAATAACCCTATTTTGTCGTTAGATTACGACGAATTTGTCAGAGGTTGTCATTTGGGTGTTTTCCCATCCTATTACGAACCTTGGGGTTACACACCTGCCGAATGTACTGTTATGGGTGTTCCATCTATCACCACTAACTTGTCAGGGTTCGGTTGTTATATGGAGGACCTCATTGAAAATACTTCGGACTATGGTATTTACATCGTTGACAGAAGAATGAAAGCGGTCGATGAGTCCATCAACCAGTTGACTGACTATATGTTCGACTTTGCTGAAAAGAcaagaagacaaagaaTCAACCAAAGAAATAGAACTGAAAGATTATCAGATTTATTAGACTGGAAGAGAATGGGCTTGGAGTACATCAAGGCCAGACAGCTATCGTTGAAAAGAGCTTATCCTGATAAGTTTAAGAATGGTGCTAACCCTTTCAACAATACTTCCAACTTAAAATTAACTAGACCATTATCTGTTCCTGGTTCCCCAAGAAGTAAGGTTGGCCTAATGACTCCTGGTGACTTGGGCTCATTACAAGAGGCTCATCAATCGTTAAATACGGACGACTATATTGGATTCAAATTGGGAGAGAACGAAGACGATGATGCCACCGAAGATGCTAATGTCTATCCATTAACATTAAGAGGTAATTCAGTTCCACCTACTGATGACGCAACTTGA
- a CDS encoding DEHA2B05918p (similar to uniprot|P40070 Saccharomyces cerevisiae YER112w LSM4 component of the small nuclear ribonucleoprotein complexes), producing the protein MLPLYLLTSAKNQPILVELKNGESLNGQLVNCDSWMNLTLKDVIQSSSNGETFVKLPECYIRGNHIKYLRLPEEIMDYAKEQNILNMEQRNRNQRRRTGGGNYNNRRNYNNQNNNRNGGYNNRRQNQNQNQNQNQNQNQGHSYSSHGHGQGHGQGQGNGANQSKF; encoded by the exons ATG TTGCCATTATATTTGTTGACATCAGCTAAGAATCAACCTATTTTAgttgaattaaagaatgGGGAGAGTTTAAACGGACAATTAGTTAATTGCGACTCATGGATGAACTTAACTTTAAAGGACGTAATTCAGTCATCTTCAAATGGAGAAACATTTGTCAAATTACCAGAATGCTACATTAGAGGTAACcatattaaatatttgagATTACCAGAAGAG ATTATGGATTATGCCAAggaacaaaatattttgaatatggAACAAAGAAACAGAAATCAAAGGAGAAGAACGGGGGGTGGAAACTACAATAACAGGAGAAACTACAacaatcaaaataataacagAAATGGTGGATACAATAACCGTcgtcaaaatcaaaatcaaaaccaaaatcaaaaccaaaaccaaaatcaaGGTCATAGTTATAGTAGTCATGGTCATGGACAAGGTCACGGACAAGGCCAAGGTAATGGTGCTAACCAAAGCAAATTTtag
- a CDS encoding DEHA2B05940p (no similarity) has product MNTFIPELLNCNLSNNCVRIKGTSGHDKQEIKSNESYVPKTLLIPLGKFKGKYDTRKFRCYKKSCHKSNFKNCQHCKYLPYTSSPLKNRDYYCENIEIRDPATNSYRNLQGDSYNVESSLVYLLNGVMDDYDTVQNDHTNDSILDTEKVFLDYYSIHFPSILKYASVQQIEGANVDKALKHLLKITNRVRSLALISSLRN; this is encoded by the coding sequence ATGAATACCTTTATACCTGAATTGTTGAATTGCAATTTGTCTAATAATTGTGTACGTATTAAGGGCACAAGCGGCCATGATAAGCAAGAAATCAAATCCAATGAATCATATGTCCCAAAAACTCTCCTAATTCCTTTGGGAAAATTCAAAGGCAAATATGATACTAGAAAATTTAGATGTTATAAGAAGCTGTGTCACAAGTCCAATTTTAAGAACTGTCAGCATTGTAAATATTTGCCATATACATCGTCGCCTTTAAAAAATCGAGATTATTACTgtgaaaatattgaaataagaGATCCCGCTACCAACTCGTATCGAAATTTACAGGGTGATTCATATAATGTTGAGAGTAGCTTGgtttatttgttgaatgGCGTTATGGATGATTATGACACTGTTCAGAATGACCATACCAATGACTCCATTTTGGATACCGAAAAAGTCTTCTTGGATTACTATTCGATTCATTTCCCTTCAATTCTTAAGTATGCAAGTGTTCAGCAAATAGAGGGAGCAAACGTTGACAAAGCATTAAAACATTTGCTTAAAATTACCAACAGAGTTAGATCTTTGGCATTAATATCGTCTTTGCgcaattga
- a CDS encoding DEHA2B05962p (similar to CA3671|IPF13933 Candida albicans IPF13933) yields the protein MFSSSKKPRFNLDLSIHEISNIPHVNGYCYIDVQVRDGKKRKPHLLSKASSNDIGNSNTPLDRFEGSYSSSDVSTSTSMKKIHNFKCKFNFNMNCNLKFLVKKKNNRISSKYLLMKVYYVTEDDVKHKDHERIVSHRGHKIELGRLELNLSEYINVEEPLTSKYLMSNSKVNSILNLTVFLSELPEGYDFHTQLQVSDESAHTSTSGSLNKANTKVQSKPAKSKNTKYNAPNLERTKIFGGLNDVIKSSETSPSANSSTSSIPSDDSDKQSQVQQNHGPPNRADIRDYESTTSKQRSSGEHGTTPSNIISSANIVNETRNANVMMDPIVSSLYSKILESTWDPELQDLLQFTPQECINDIFDNDGDGWNKAVSQNFGSWSDENNDDESIKNINGLINEASFREDLRSWTINDIRP from the coding sequence ATGTTCTCGTCATCAAAGAAACCTAGGTTTAACCTAGACTTATCAATTCATGAGATATCTAACATACCGCATGTTAACGGTTATTGTTATATTGATGTTCAGGTGAGGGACGGTAAGAAAAGAAAACCACACCTTTTGCTGAAAGCATCTTCAAATGATATTGGCAATTCAAATACACCATTAGATAGGTTTGAAGGGTCATATTCATCCAGTGATGTATCTACATCTACGTCtatgaagaagattcataatttcaagtgtaaatttaatttcaatatgaATTGCAATTTGAAGTTCTtagtgaagaagaagaataatcGAATTTCCAGCAAGTATTTGCTTATGAAGGTATACTATGTAACTGAAGACGACGTAAAACATAAAGATCATGAAAGAATTGTGTCTCATAGAGGACACAAGATAGAATTGGGTAGATTAGAACTCAATTTATCGGAATACATAAATGTTGAAGAGCCCCTAACTTCGAAATACCTAATGAGCAACTCAAAAGTGAATTCGATTTTAAATTTGACAGTTTTCTTGAGTGAATTGCCAGAAGGCTATGACTTTCATACTCAATTACAAGTGAGTGATGAAAGTGCACATACCTCGACATCCGGATCTTTGAATAAAGCCAATACAAAAGTACAAAGTAAACCAGCAAAGAGTAAAAATACGAAATATAATGCACCCAATTTAGAACGtactaaaatatttggagGTCTTAACGATGTTATAAAGTCTTCTGAGACGTCTCCACTGGCTAATCTGTCTACATCATCCATTCCAAGTGATGATTCTGACAAGCAATCTCAAGTGCAGCAAAATCATGGTCCACCTAATAGAGCAGATATACGTGATTATGAATCTACCACTTCTAAACAACGTTCTAGTGGAGAACACGGAACTACCCCATCGAATATTATTAGCTCCGCTAACATAGTGAATGAAACCAGAAATGCTAATGTCATGATGGACCCAATTGTAAGTAGCTTATACCTGAAAATTCTCGAGTCCACATGGGACCCAGAATTGCAGGATTTATTACAATTTACACCTCAAGAATgtattaatgatatatttgataatgatggAGATGGGTGGAACAAAGCCGTATCTCAAAATTTCGGCAGCTGGTCAGACgagaataatgatgatgaaagtataaagaatatcaatggGTTAATTAATGAAGCTTCTTTCAGGGAAGATTTACGGAGTTGGACTATAAATGATATTCGTCCTTGA
- a CDS encoding DEHA2B05984p (similar to CA3672|IPF13669 Candida albicans IPF13669), which produces MSIAMKHSDTTQAFQSLSLSIPVDTAKYKKMYLFLSKVLNVSDENVILQTEEQGIHYIMNREPIEVLNRVYLPHDTWLKGEVTIKDIKIKSNMLLEINNMIEKELPGTIDQVVQIDDKIISYYEKLLTAFKVYEIPCQEDGSRHNSICDSLKEEDDEDASIYDSNNISRAQTNISTTSSKTRFSIFNGYSSRRSSSMSTKKRVSSTGGQSVDANDASSIVYPNGTVKNEEKRKQGLNNILSKSRIYNKLRKHRSTGSVTSNISSPSNTPYSNRNSVSTTMTNNSFNSRRRGSSSFASPEITEGRILTIPSPKENQLPILTATQKQENQRDKFEYYSQMKRLKFLTRRVIKHLDHSQESYELVKILEFVNKYVVKFIFIDISQMIILYGQRKAYNFYQKS; this is translated from the coding sequence ATGTCGATTGCAATGAAACATTCGGATACTACTCAGGCTTTTCAATCACTTTCGCTTTCAATTCCTGTGGATACTGCAAAGTATAAAAAGATGTACTTATTTTTATCGAAGGTTTTAAATGTATCTGACGAGAATGTTATTCTACAGACCGAAGAACAAGGTATACACTATATTATGAATAGAGAACCTATAGAGGTATTGAACAGAGTTTATTTGCCTCATGATACATGGCTCAAGGGGGAGGTTACGATTAAAGacatcaaaataaaatccaATATGTTATTGGAGATCAACAACatgattgaaaaagaattaccTGGGACAATTGACCAGGTTGTACAAATAGATGATAAGATTATAAGTTATTACGAAAAATTGCTTACCGCGTTTAAAGTGTACGAAATCCCTTGTCAAGAAGACGGATCACGTCACAATTCAATTTGTGATTCCTTgaaggaagaagatgacGAGGATGCTAGTATTTATGATTCAAACAACATCAGTCGGGCTCAGACCAATATCTCTACTACTTCGCTGAAAACAAGGTTTTCTATTTTTAATGGGTATTCAAGCAGAAGAAGTTCTTCGATGTCAACGAAGAAAAGAGTTCTGTCTACAGGTGGTCAGTCAGTCGACGCGAATGACGCGAGTAGCATCGTATATCCTAATGGAACCGTTAAGAATGAGGAGAAAAGAAAGCAGGGACTTAACAATATCTTATCAAAGTCGAGAATCtacaataaattgagaaagCATCGCCTGACTGGATCGGTGACATCAAATATTTCGTCCCCTTCAAATACACCATACAGCAATAGAAACAGCGTCAGCACAACTATGACAAATAACTCGtttaattcaagaagaagaggaagtTCATCGTTCGCATCTCCGGAAATAACTGAAGGTAGAATATTAACCATACCGTCCCCAAAGGAGAATCAGCTTCCGATATTGACTGCTACTCAAAAACAGGAGAATCAGCGGgacaaatttgaatattattcgCAAATGAAAAGGCTCAAGTTCTTAACAAGAAGAGTTATTAAGCACTTAGATCATTCACAAGAATCTTATGAGTTAgtcaaaattcttgaattcgtTAATAAATACGTGGtgaaatttatattcatcgATATAAGCCAGATGATTATACTATACGGGCAACGAAAGGCCTATAACTTCTATCAAAAGTCCTGA
- a CDS encoding DEHA2B06006p (similar to uniprot|P38829 Saccharomyces cerevisiae YHR122w protein required for cell viability): MSDPINANPTVIDVSNLPTRFDDSEIQEKEVARNTELVDRILSLSLLNQGSLTHTDTELMPDLVSDVEADTSSMEEELLDETDDQEEEDVIDAQEIFDLISTISDPEHPLTLAQLAVVNLVDIKVTHGANKHTDISEILIKITPTITHCSLATLIGLGIRVRLERCLPPRFRIIILIKEGTHQSENQVNKQLNDKERVAAACENDQLLSVISQMLSTCK; this comes from the coding sequence ATGTCAGACCCTATAAATGCTAACCCAACGGTTATAGATGTTTCAAACTTGCCTACGAGGTTCGATGATTCGGAAATCCAGGAGAAAGAGGTGGCTAGAAATACCGAATTAGTGGATAGAATATTATCActttctttattgaatCAAGGTAGTTTAACCCATACTGATACTGAATTAATGCCGGATCTAGTTTCTGATGTAGAAGCTGATACATCATCCatggaagaagaattattagatgaaaCCGATgaccaagaagaagaagacgtAATTGATGCgcaagaaatatttgatttaatttctaCTATTTCAGATCCAGAACATCCATTAACATTAGCGCAGTTGGCGGTGGTTAACTTGGTAGATATCAAAGTAACACATGGAGCAAACAAACATACTGATATCTCCGAGATTTTGATTAAAATAACACCAACCATTACACATTGTTCATTAGCGACTCTTATTGGGTTGGGAATCAGAGTGAGATTAGAAAGATGCCTCCCACCGCGCTTCCGGATAATCATCCTTATTAAAGAAGGCACTCATCAATCTGAGAACCAGGTGAACAAGCAGTTAAACGATAAAGAAAGAGTTGCAGCTGCTTGCGAAAACGATCAATTATTAAGTGTTATCCTGCAAATGTTAAGTACATGCAAGTGA